The Paenalcaligenes faecalis genome has a window encoding:
- a CDS encoding DNA translocase FtsK translates to MARIPATSNRSAKNVRNGPSVWQQRLSTILSEARWLVFLVLAAWLTLVLYTWNSSDPAWSYSLEAGTIHNQGGKIGAYVADILLYLFGYSAWLWVVLLVRHLIVGFKRMTLIVMPTVKIQEPLPRVPWELGIGFGLFFVGVMGFEAMQIRYGDHLPAGAGGQIGQLLSSLLRTYLGSAGAVIMLLVAICVGASWFFSFSWLNVTEKIGGWLEHLYLRLADFKTHREDRRAGQASIAEREESVATKQIQRQQEQQRTEPVLGLAAEPAQRKEPSLGSLAGTQAATLAEQATTRSYKHPIFDDPDPEFESAPAAHTAFVAPVHTEALETVSEALETEVAPYSQHAIQTQTQVAIAKATKAHQQVGLPPLDLLEPAEELGEPISADTLEFTSRLIEKKLGDFGVNVTVMEAQSGPVITRYEIEPATGVKGSQIVNLSKDLARSLSLVDIRVVETIPGKNLMGLELPNPKRQMVRLEEIVGSTNFVDSKSLLTVALGKDIAGHAVVADLARMPHLLVAGTTGSGKSVGINAMILSILYKATPEQARLILIDPKMLEMSVYEDIPHLLAPVVTDMREAANALTWCVNEMERRYKLMSKMGVRNLAGFNTKIKEAKERGENIPNPFSLTPDAPEPLDNLPFIVVVIDELADLMMVAGKKIEELIARLAQKARAAGIHLVLATQRPSVDVITGLIKANIPTRISFQVSSKVDSRTILDQMGAETLLGQGDMLYLPPGTSVPVRVHGAFVDDDEVHRVVNYLKEQGEPDYIDGILEGGAPGETGDGVNAVTGFVDSESDPLYDQAVAVVMETKRASISGVQRQLRVGYNRAARLIEEMEKAGIVSAMGPNGNREILVPINKD, encoded by the coding sequence ATGGCTAGAATACCTGCAACCTCGAATCGATCCGCAAAAAACGTCCGTAACGGCCCCTCAGTTTGGCAGCAACGACTATCAACCATTTTAAGCGAAGCCCGCTGGCTCGTTTTTTTGGTTCTCGCTGCCTGGTTAACTTTGGTGCTTTATACGTGGAATAGTTCCGACCCAGCGTGGTCTTATTCCCTTGAAGCGGGGACCATCCATAATCAGGGTGGCAAAATAGGCGCCTATGTGGCGGATATATTACTTTACCTTTTTGGCTATAGTGCGTGGCTATGGGTGGTGCTATTAGTGCGTCATCTTATCGTCGGCTTTAAGCGCATGACCCTAATTGTAATGCCTACCGTTAAGATACAAGAACCATTACCCCGCGTACCGTGGGAATTAGGCATTGGGTTTGGTTTGTTTTTTGTTGGAGTCATGGGCTTTGAGGCCATGCAGATCAGATACGGAGACCACTTACCTGCCGGAGCCGGTGGGCAAATTGGTCAGCTCTTAAGCTCGTTGTTGCGGACTTACTTAGGGTCGGCTGGTGCGGTTATTATGCTGCTGGTGGCAATTTGTGTAGGGGCGAGTTGGTTTTTTTCTTTTTCCTGGTTGAATGTGACCGAGAAAATAGGTGGGTGGCTAGAGCATTTATATTTACGTTTAGCAGATTTTAAAACTCACAGAGAAGACCGTCGGGCGGGGCAGGCAAGTATTGCTGAACGCGAGGAAAGCGTAGCGACTAAACAAATACAGCGACAACAAGAACAACAGCGAACAGAGCCGGTATTGGGTTTGGCTGCCGAGCCAGCTCAGCGTAAAGAGCCGTCTTTGGGGTCATTAGCCGGCACACAAGCCGCAACCTTGGCTGAACAGGCAACGACTCGGTCGTATAAACATCCTATTTTTGATGATCCTGACCCAGAGTTCGAGTCGGCTCCTGCAGCGCACACGGCATTTGTTGCACCCGTTCACACCGAAGCCTTGGAGACAGTTTCTGAAGCTCTAGAGACAGAGGTCGCGCCGTATTCGCAACATGCGATTCAAACACAAACACAGGTTGCTATTGCAAAGGCAACAAAAGCACATCAACAGGTTGGTTTACCTCCCTTGGACTTATTAGAACCCGCCGAGGAGTTGGGTGAACCTATCTCTGCTGATACGCTAGAGTTTACGTCTCGATTAATTGAGAAAAAACTGGGTGACTTTGGTGTGAATGTGACGGTGATGGAGGCGCAATCCGGCCCTGTGATCACGCGTTATGAAATAGAACCCGCGACAGGAGTAAAAGGGAGTCAGATTGTAAACCTCTCTAAAGACTTGGCGCGCTCATTGAGTTTGGTCGATATTCGGGTAGTAGAAACCATCCCAGGTAAAAACCTCATGGGGTTAGAGTTACCTAATCCTAAGCGTCAAATGGTTCGTCTTGAGGAGATCGTTGGCTCCACTAATTTTGTCGACAGCAAGTCGCTCTTAACCGTTGCCTTGGGTAAAGATATAGCGGGTCATGCTGTGGTAGCAGACTTAGCTCGTATGCCTCATTTATTGGTGGCTGGTACGACAGGTTCGGGTAAATCAGTGGGGATTAATGCCATGATTTTATCCATTCTCTATAAGGCAACTCCAGAACAAGCTCGGTTAATTTTGATTGACCCTAAAATGCTTGAAATGAGTGTGTACGAGGATATTCCTCATCTGTTAGCACCTGTAGTGACTGATATGCGTGAGGCGGCGAATGCCTTGACTTGGTGTGTTAATGAGATGGAGCGTCGCTATAAACTCATGAGCAAAATGGGGGTGCGTAATTTAGCGGGGTTTAATACAAAAATTAAAGAGGCCAAAGAGCGTGGGGAGAACATTCCGAACCCATTCTCTTTAACACCTGATGCGCCTGAGCCCTTAGATAACTTACCTTTTATTGTTGTTGTGATTGATGAGCTCGCTGATTTAATGATGGTGGCGGGTAAAAAAATTGAGGAACTTATTGCTCGCTTAGCCCAAAAAGCACGAGCGGCTGGGATTCACTTGGTTTTGGCTACACAGCGACCCAGTGTCGATGTGATTACAGGTTTAATTAAGGCGAATATCCCGACGCGTATTTCTTTCCAAGTCTCCTCTAAGGTTGACTCTCGTACCATTCTTGATCAAATGGGGGCAGAAACCTTATTAGGTCAGGGTGATATGCTGTATTTGCCACCGGGGACTTCTGTGCCTGTGCGGGTACATGGTGCTTTTGTGGACGATGATGAGGTGCACCGCGTAGTGAACTACTTAAAAGAGCAAGGCGAACCGGATTACATTGATGGCATTCTCGAAGGCGGAGCCCCTGGCGAAACGGGTGACGGAGTGAATGCAGTGACGGGCTTTGTCGATAGTGAGTCGGACCCGTTATATGATCAAGCCGTTGCCGTAGTGATGGAGACTAAACGAGCCTCTATTTCCGGCGTGCAGCGTCAATTACGTGTAGGCTATAACCGAGCCGCCCGTCTAATCGAAGAGATGGAAAAAGCCGGAATTGTATCGGCGATGGGTCCAAATGGAAATCGAGAAATTCTTGTTCCTATCAACAAGGACTAA
- a CDS encoding putative bifunctional diguanylate cyclase/phosphodiesterase: MLKKLKETQKELQDLKAALNEHAIVAVTDSQGNIIQINEKFCQISKYSREELLGQTHRIINSGYHPKEFFEKLWQTISSGEVWKGEICNRAKDGELYWVATTIYPVIGDQKSPLQYVAIRADITQRKRSEKEAKQMAFYDPLTNLPNRRLLKERLEQAALTQSKGGGECAMLMLDLDNFKETNDFFGHNIGDELLRLIADRLTQNVRGTDTVARFGGDEFIILLENLDTDPEVAGQQMMKVADKIRSALATGFFLAGRHVSSSVSIGVTPFNAKTPIYEALKQADIAMYQAKSLGRDQVCLFKPAMLVEVEAQAQRMADLRHAILRDEFKLFYQPIVSSTGTIQGYEALIRWQHPELGMISPADFIPLLEQSGLIMVVGRWVLKTALKKLALWAQDPETQHLTLAVNISAVQFANDRFVSSVETALEAIGAPPSQLFMELTENTFHHNTKQLIERINRLKLLGIRFALDDFGTGYSSLSYLKSLPLDTLKIDRSFVTPVTTDPKSAAITQTILALAHILNIKTVAEGVETVEQAEFLRASGCDAFQGYLFGKPQANTL, encoded by the coding sequence ATGTTAAAAAAGCTGAAAGAAACACAGAAAGAACTCCAAGATCTGAAAGCGGCTCTGAATGAGCATGCCATTGTGGCCGTGACCGACAGTCAAGGCAATATCATTCAGATTAATGAAAAATTCTGCCAAATCTCTAAGTACTCAAGAGAAGAGCTACTAGGCCAGACGCATCGGATCATCAATTCTGGTTATCACCCCAAAGAGTTCTTTGAAAAGCTCTGGCAGACCATCTCCTCTGGAGAAGTCTGGAAGGGTGAAATTTGCAACCGGGCTAAGGACGGTGAGCTTTACTGGGTGGCGACCACTATTTATCCTGTTATAGGCGACCAAAAAAGCCCACTCCAATATGTTGCTATCCGCGCCGACATCACCCAGCGTAAGCGCTCGGAAAAAGAAGCCAAGCAAATGGCCTTCTATGACCCGCTGACCAATCTGCCGAATCGTCGCTTGTTGAAAGAACGCCTAGAGCAGGCCGCCCTCACTCAATCCAAAGGAGGAGGCGAGTGTGCCATGCTGATGCTCGACCTGGATAACTTTAAAGAAACCAATGATTTCTTTGGCCATAACATCGGTGATGAGTTATTACGTCTCATAGCGGACCGCTTGACGCAAAATGTACGGGGCACGGATACCGTCGCTCGTTTCGGTGGGGATGAGTTCATCATCTTGCTGGAAAATCTGGACACCGACCCAGAGGTAGCGGGCCAACAAATGATGAAAGTTGCCGATAAGATACGCAGTGCTTTGGCTACGGGTTTTTTCCTTGCTGGCCGACATGTAAGCTCATCCGTCAGTATAGGGGTCACCCCGTTTAATGCAAAAACGCCCATCTATGAAGCCCTCAAGCAAGCAGATATTGCGATGTATCAGGCAAAATCCCTTGGGCGTGATCAAGTCTGCCTGTTCAAGCCCGCCATGCTGGTTGAAGTCGAGGCTCAGGCGCAGCGTATGGCCGATCTGCGCCATGCTATCCTTCGCGACGAATTCAAACTATTCTATCAGCCAATCGTCAGTTCCACAGGCACCATCCAAGGTTATGAAGCCTTAATACGTTGGCAACATCCTGAACTGGGAATGATCTCACCCGCCGACTTTATTCCTCTGCTGGAGCAGTCTGGTTTAATCATGGTGGTGGGTAGATGGGTGCTTAAAACGGCACTAAAAAAACTGGCATTATGGGCCCAAGACCCAGAGACCCAGCACCTGACTCTGGCCGTCAATATCAGTGCTGTACAATTCGCGAACGATAGGTTCGTGAGCAGCGTGGAAACCGCTTTGGAAGCGATCGGAGCGCCCCCTAGTCAGCTGTTTATGGAGCTTACCGAAAACACCTTCCACCACAATACCAAACAGCTTATAGAGCGCATAAATCGCTTGAAGTTGCTTGGCATTCGTTTTGCCTTAGATGACTTCGGCACGGGTTATTCCTCTTTAAGTTATTTAAAAAGCCTGCCTCTGGATACGCTGAAAATCGATAGATCTTTTGTCACACCCGTCACCACCGATCCCAAAAGCGCAGCGATTACACAAACCATCCTCGCTCTAGCCCATATTCTCAACATCAAAACCGTAGCCGAAGGTGTGGAAACCGTGGAGCAGGCAGAGTTCCTGCGAGCCAGCGGGTGCGATGCTTTTCAAGGTTATTTGTTTGGTAAACCCCAAGCTAACACCCTGTAA
- the lolA gene encoding outer membrane lipoprotein chaperone LolA produces the protein MMKWWKTLSVGLVLFTGAGTIYAQTATQQLRDFVQRVHSASGQFSQHTIDAQGGQRPAQTGEFAFERPGKFKWQVLKPYEQLVLSDGKQLYQYDPDLNQLTQRGVDQAIGTSPAAILFGSGNLDQSFDLEPRPDEDGLNWLRASPKASDAGFDYVDIGFKSGNPVRLVLLDAFGQQTLIELSAIKTDISFKKNDFSFTPPADVDVVTLP, from the coding sequence ATGATGAAATGGTGGAAAACTCTGAGTGTAGGGCTGGTTTTATTTACGGGTGCTGGAACCATTTATGCACAGACAGCAACTCAACAATTACGTGATTTTGTACAGCGGGTACACAGTGCATCGGGCCAGTTTAGCCAACACACCATTGATGCTCAGGGTGGACAGCGTCCAGCCCAAACGGGCGAGTTTGCCTTTGAGCGTCCCGGTAAATTTAAATGGCAGGTGTTAAAACCATACGAGCAGTTAGTGCTATCGGATGGTAAACAGCTCTATCAATATGACCCAGATTTGAATCAGCTAACTCAACGTGGCGTGGATCAGGCCATAGGGACGTCACCTGCAGCAATTTTATTCGGATCAGGAAATTTAGATCAAAGCTTTGACCTAGAGCCTAGGCCCGATGAGGATGGCCTTAACTGGTTACGAGCTTCTCCTAAGGCCAGTGATGCAGGCTTTGATTATGTAGACATAGGATTTAAATCGGGTAACCCAGTACGGTTGGTGTTGTTAGATGCTTTTGGGCAGCAGACATTAATCGAACTCTCTGCGATTAAAACGGATATTTCTTTTAAGAAAAACGATTTTAGTTTTACGCCGCCTGCAGATGTAGACGTGGTAACACTACCGTAG
- a CDS encoding sodium:solute symporter family transporter — protein sequence MAVHLANAVGGDLLLGFLAAVTFATIVAVVAGLALAGARTVRLNHY from the coding sequence GTGGCAGTGCATTTAGCCAATGCCGTCGGTGGTGACTTACTCCTTGGCTTCTTAGCCGCAGTGACGTTTGCAACGATTGTTGCTGTAGTGGCTGGTTTAGCTCTTGCAGGGGCTCGAACTGTTCGATTGAATCATTATTAA
- a CDS encoding IS607 family transposase, giving the protein MERLVSIGEAAKALGVSITTLRRWEASGRLAAEYTAGGHRRYDLAKLKPELFRAAADTQRRTVAYARVSSHDQKDDLERQKQVLELYCARQGWTFEVIADLGSGMNYHKKGLKKLLEAIIDGQIGRLVITHKDRLLRFGAELVFAICEAKGVEVVILNQGEDTTFEEDLAKDVLEIITVFSARLYGSRSRKNQKLLDGVKAAVEASQC; this is encoded by the coding sequence ATGGAGAGATTAGTTAGCATAGGTGAAGCCGCCAAGGCGCTGGGCGTGTCCATCACGACCCTGCGCCGCTGGGAGGCGTCGGGCAGACTGGCCGCCGAGTACACGGCGGGCGGCCACCGCCGCTACGACCTCGCCAAGCTCAAGCCCGAACTGTTCCGCGCTGCGGCGGACACGCAGCGACGCACCGTGGCTTATGCCCGCGTCTCCAGCCACGACCAGAAGGATGATTTGGAGCGCCAAAAGCAGGTGCTGGAACTGTACTGCGCCCGCCAAGGCTGGACATTCGAGGTCATCGCTGATCTTGGCTCCGGCATGAACTACCACAAGAAGGGCCTCAAAAAGCTGCTGGAGGCCATCATCGACGGCCAAATCGGGCGCTTGGTGATCACGCACAAAGACCGGCTGCTGCGCTTCGGTGCGGAACTGGTGTTCGCCATTTGCGAAGCCAAGGGCGTCGAGGTGGTGATCCTCAACCAAGGCGAAGACACGACGTTCGAGGAAGATCTGGCGAAGGACGTGCTGGAGATTATTACCGTATTCAGCGCACGACTGTATGGCTCGCGCTCGCGTAAGAATCAGAAACTGCTCGATGGCGTAAAGGCCGCCGTGGAGGCATCGCAATGCTGA
- a CDS encoding replication-associated recombination protein A: protein MEQDLFNADSVPYAPLAERMRPRSLDEVVGQTDLVATGKPLRVAFESGRPHSMIFWGPPGVGKTTLARMMAQGFDAQFIAISAVLGGVKDIRDAVVKAQIAQGQGRRTILFVDEVHRFNKAQQDAFLPYVESGLFTFIGATTENPSFEVNSALLSRARVYVLKSLTVDELLLLVDKAIQVFISDLQIDLHFTPEAKAELATWADGDARRVINAVEVVAESAHAAGIETVDNDYLEQSLSQNLRRFDKGGDAFYDQISALHKSVRGSDPDAALYWFSRMLDGGADASYLSRRIVRMAWEDIGLADPRAMQIVNDAAATYERLGSPEGELALAQAVIYMSIAAKSNAGYMAYKQARRYAAENGSAPVPVHLRNAPTKLMKELGHGKTYRYAHDEAYGYAAGETYFPDGLNPRFYIPTDRGLEQKISAKLQFLAELDQQAKKAKRSNRS from the coding sequence ATGGAGCAAGACTTATTTAATGCGGACAGTGTGCCTTATGCGCCTTTAGCTGAGCGTATGCGGCCTCGCTCATTGGACGAGGTTGTGGGGCAAACGGATTTAGTTGCTACAGGTAAGCCGTTACGGGTTGCTTTCGAATCCGGACGTCCTCATTCCATGATTTTTTGGGGGCCTCCTGGGGTCGGGAAAACGACATTAGCCCGCATGATGGCTCAAGGTTTTGATGCGCAGTTTATTGCTATTTCGGCGGTATTAGGTGGCGTAAAAGATATCCGTGATGCGGTCGTTAAGGCGCAGATTGCGCAGGGCCAAGGGCGACGAACTATTTTATTTGTGGACGAGGTTCATCGATTCAATAAGGCTCAACAGGACGCATTTTTGCCCTATGTAGAAAGTGGTTTGTTTACTTTTATTGGTGCAACCACAGAGAACCCTTCCTTTGAGGTTAACTCTGCTTTGCTTTCCAGAGCACGGGTCTATGTGCTTAAATCGCTCACAGTTGATGAGCTGTTGCTGCTAGTAGATAAGGCCATACAGGTTTTTATTTCTGACCTACAGATCGATTTGCATTTTACCCCTGAGGCAAAAGCAGAGTTAGCGACGTGGGCTGATGGTGACGCAAGACGAGTGATTAACGCCGTCGAGGTTGTGGCCGAGTCGGCGCATGCTGCGGGCATAGAAACGGTTGATAATGATTACCTAGAACAGTCTTTATCTCAGAATCTACGTCGATTTGATAAAGGCGGTGATGCTTTTTATGATCAAATCAGTGCTTTACATAAGTCAGTCAGGGGCTCAGATCCCGATGCGGCTTTATACTGGTTCAGCCGTATGCTCGACGGAGGCGCCGATGCTAGCTATTTGTCTCGTCGCATTGTGCGTATGGCGTGGGAAGACATTGGGTTGGCAGACCCCAGAGCCATGCAAATCGTTAATGATGCGGCAGCAACTTACGAGCGCTTAGGCTCGCCAGAGGGCGAGCTAGCTTTAGCTCAGGCTGTTATTTATATGTCTATAGCGGCTAAAAGTAATGCAGGCTATATGGCTTATAAACAGGCTCGACGTTACGCGGCAGAAAATGGAAGTGCCCCTGTGCCCGTTCATTTACGTAATGCACCTACAAAACTCATGAAAGAGTTAGGGCATGGTAAAACGTATCGATATGCCCATGATGAGGCATATGGCTATGCCGCTGGTGAGACCTACTTTCCAGATGGGTTAAACCCACGTTTTTATATTCCCACGGATCGTGGTTTGGAACAAAAAATCTCTGCTAAGCTGCAGTTTTTAGCAGAGCTAGATCAGCAAGCCAAAAAAGCGAAACGTAGCAATCGATCATGA
- a CDS encoding type II toxin-antitoxin system Y4mF family antitoxin, with product MMHQLITTADFAVLVRSRRREIGLSQAQLAERISVSRQWIIDIEKGKPRAELALILAVLEALGIQLQCKFSVEPTELKQNVVEGEAKIRALADEFDFI from the coding sequence ATGATGCATCAACTGATTACTACAGCGGATTTTGCGGTATTGGTGCGTAGTCGTAGACGTGAAATAGGATTAAGTCAGGCACAATTAGCCGAGCGCATTAGCGTGAGTCGACAGTGGATTATTGATATAGAAAAAGGCAAACCCAGAGCCGAGTTAGCCTTGATATTGGCTGTATTAGAGGCTTTAGGAATTCAATTGCAATGTAAGTTTTCTGTTGAACCTACAGAATTGAAACAAAATGTAGTAGAGGGTGAAGCGAAAATACGTGCCTTAGCGGATGAGTTTGACTTTATATAA
- a CDS encoding DMT family transporter: protein MSWLYLTIAIIAEIIATSALKGAEGFTKLWPSIITIVGYMIAFYCLSLSLRHIPVGIAYAVWSGAGIVAISIIGLLVFKQSLDTAAFVGITLIVAGVFVLNVFSKSGSL from the coding sequence ATGAGCTGGCTCTATCTAACCATTGCGATCATCGCAGAAATCATTGCGACTTCGGCCCTCAAGGGAGCCGAGGGATTTACTAAACTCTGGCCCTCTATTATTACAATAGTGGGATATATGATCGCTTTTTACTGCTTATCGTTATCGTTGCGCCATATCCCTGTAGGCATTGCCTACGCCGTCTGGTCCGGTGCTGGTATCGTCGCCATTTCGATTATTGGTCTACTGGTATTTAAACAAAGCCTAGACACAGCGGCTTTTGTTGGTATTACGTTAATTGTAGCGGGCGTCTTTGTTTTAAATGTCTTTTCAAAAAGTGGCTCTTTATAG
- a CDS encoding Smr/MutS family protein produces the protein MKANKSQQVFNELKTLKTLKKQLKTQQKTASAVRSVEPKESFTTLFSSQGKKTTPIAPADSDLFLQAVRDVQPLKSSQRHHEQKKRKQHAAQQAELFKRRQQHAIGQSRLPSLNGISDLYSTDYDEQPRPSYLNPMCGTDVLRHLQKGRWAIVSSIDLHGATLDQARIRLDYFLQHSLAEGFKCVRIVHGKGYGSKDSGPVLPATVRRWLSQLDFVLAYTDCAPREGGEGAVKVLLRASPHFSI, from the coding sequence GTGAAGGCAAATAAATCACAACAGGTCTTTAATGAGCTCAAAACCTTAAAGACCTTAAAAAAGCAGCTCAAAACACAGCAGAAAACGGCTTCTGCTGTGCGATCAGTCGAACCTAAAGAAAGCTTCACTACCCTTTTTTCCTCTCAGGGGAAAAAAACCACCCCAATTGCCCCTGCGGATAGTGATTTATTTTTACAAGCTGTACGTGATGTACAACCATTAAAGTCGAGCCAACGTCATCACGAGCAAAAAAAACGCAAACAACATGCCGCCCAGCAAGCAGAGCTATTTAAACGCCGTCAACAACATGCTATAGGTCAAAGCCGTTTGCCCTCATTAAATGGTATCTCTGACCTTTACTCTACGGACTATGATGAGCAGCCTCGCCCTAGCTATTTAAATCCGATGTGTGGTACGGATGTATTACGTCACCTACAAAAAGGGCGATGGGCTATTGTCAGTAGCATTGACTTACATGGTGCGACCTTAGATCAAGCTCGTATTCGTTTAGACTATTTTTTACAGCATAGCTTAGCCGAGGGCTTTAAATGTGTACGTATTGTTCACGGCAAAGGCTATGGATCTAAAGACTCTGGCCCTGTGTTACCTGCTACTGTACGCCGTTGGCTTAGCCAGCTAGACTTTGTGTTGGCTTACACCGACTGCGCTCCTCGTGAGGGTGGCGAGGGTGCGGTCAAAGTCTTACTGCGTGCATCGCCCCATTTTTCTATTTAA
- a CDS encoding RNA-guided endonuclease InsQ/TnpB family protein: MLIAHRIALDPNNVQATYFARAAGTARFAYNWALAEWKCQYEAWKLDNRQTKPTQAALRRQLNAIKREQFPWMLEVTKNAPQMAIIQLGQAFQNFFAGRAKYPQPRKKGVHDRFTLTNDQFSIDGCRIRIPNLGWVRMRESLRFAGKILSATVSRVADRWFVSIAVDTQDDSHLPQAKNQGVVGVDLGVAALATLSTGEPPIPGPKPHKALQARLQRLSRSLSRKQKGSANRKKAKAKLARLHARIAAIRSDALHKLTTDLTRRFHTIGIEDLNVRGMVRNRHLARSIADMGFFEFRRQLEYKTVMRGGQVVVADRFYPSSKTCSACGHRLEALPLVVREWTCPACGVVHDRDLNAATNLKNMAVSSTVSACGEEGAGRTRKSAVKPASVKQEASSRFSQK; the protein is encoded by the coding sequence ATGCTGATCGCGCATCGCATCGCGCTTGATCCGAACAACGTACAGGCGACCTACTTTGCCCGCGCAGCAGGCACGGCCCGCTTTGCTTACAATTGGGCGCTGGCTGAGTGGAAATGCCAATATGAGGCATGGAAGTTGGACAACCGCCAAACCAAGCCCACACAGGCGGCGCTGCGCCGCCAGTTGAATGCCATCAAGCGCGAGCAATTTCCCTGGATGCTTGAAGTCACCAAGAACGCGCCACAAATGGCGATCATTCAGTTGGGGCAAGCATTTCAGAACTTCTTCGCTGGCCGCGCCAAATATCCGCAGCCCCGCAAGAAGGGCGTGCACGACCGTTTCACGCTCACCAATGACCAGTTCAGCATCGACGGCTGCCGCATACGCATCCCCAATCTGGGATGGGTGCGCATGCGCGAGTCGTTGCGCTTCGCGGGCAAGATCCTGTCGGCCACGGTCTCCCGTGTGGCCGACCGCTGGTTTGTCAGCATTGCCGTGGATACCCAAGACGATTCACATCTACCCCAAGCCAAAAACCAAGGCGTGGTGGGCGTGGATTTGGGTGTTGCGGCGCTGGCGACGCTCTCAACGGGAGAGCCGCCGATCCCCGGTCCGAAGCCTCACAAGGCGCTGCAGGCCCGGTTGCAACGGCTCTCGCGCAGTCTGAGCCGCAAACAAAAAGGATCAGCCAATCGCAAGAAGGCCAAGGCGAAGCTGGCGAGGCTGCATGCCCGCATTGCCGCGATCCGTTCGGACGCCCTGCACAAGCTCACGACGGACCTCACGCGCCGATTCCACACCATTGGCATTGAGGACCTGAACGTGCGCGGCATGGTGAGGAACCGCCATCTGGCCCGCTCCATCGCCGATATGGGCTTCTTCGAGTTCCGTCGGCAACTGGAATACAAGACGGTGATGCGCGGCGGGCAGGTCGTTGTGGCAGATCGGTTCTACCCGAGCAGCAAGACGTGTTCGGCTTGCGGGCACAGGCTCGAAGCTCTGCCGCTGGTCGTGCGCGAGTGGACGTGCCCCGCCTGTGGCGTGGTCCATGACCGCGACCTGAACGCGGCAACCAATCTGAAGAACATGGCGGTGAGTTCCACCGTGTCAGCCTGTGGAGAGGAAGGCGCTGGCCGCACTCGCAAGAGCGCGGTGAAACCGGCCTCGGTGAAGCAGGAAGCAAGCAGCAGATTTAGTCAGAAATGA
- the trxB gene encoding thioredoxin-disulfide reductase, translating into MSTVKHAKVLILGSGPAGYTAAIYAARANLNPVVITGMEQGGQLMTTTDVENWPADANGVTGPDLMARFQAHAERFETELIFDQIVSVDLAQRPYTLQGDGGKTYTCDTLIICTGASAMYLGLPSEQEFMGRGVSGCATCDGFFYKNQDVIVVGGGNTAVEEALYLSNICKTVTLVHRRDTFRSEPILTDKLMDRVENGNIKLKLFCELEEVLGDASGVTGARLRNNQDNTTEDLDVMGVFIAIGHHPNTELFQGQLDMKDGYIITRSGLEGMATMTSVEGVFAAGDVQDTIYRQAITSAGTGCMAALDAQRWLESEGK; encoded by the coding sequence ATGTCTACTGTTAAACACGCTAAAGTTTTAATCCTTGGTTCAGGCCCAGCTGGTTACACCGCAGCTATTTATGCCGCACGTGCCAATTTAAACCCTGTAGTTATTACAGGAATGGAACAAGGCGGTCAATTAATGACCACCACTGATGTAGAAAACTGGCCCGCTGACGCAAATGGCGTGACCGGCCCAGACTTAATGGCTCGCTTTCAGGCGCATGCTGAACGCTTTGAGACCGAACTCATCTTTGATCAAATTGTATCGGTAGACCTAGCACAGCGTCCATATACTTTACAAGGTGACGGCGGTAAGACATACACCTGCGATACACTGATTATATGCACAGGAGCTTCTGCCATGTACCTTGGCTTGCCATCTGAGCAAGAATTTATGGGCCGAGGTGTTTCAGGTTGTGCTACTTGTGATGGTTTTTTCTATAAAAACCAAGACGTTATCGTCGTTGGTGGTGGTAATACTGCCGTAGAAGAAGCATTGTACCTGTCCAACATTTGTAAAACCGTAACATTAGTTCACCGACGCGATACCTTCCGCTCAGAGCCGATCTTAACTGACAAGCTCATGGATCGCGTAGAAAACGGCAACATCAAGTTGAAATTATTCTGCGAACTAGAAGAAGTACTAGGAGACGCCTCTGGTGTTACGGGTGCTCGATTACGCAATAACCAAGACAATACCACCGAAGACCTCGATGTTATGGGTGTATTTATTGCTATTGGTCACCATCCCAATACTGAGCTATTTCAAGGTCAGCTAGACATGAAAGACGGTTATATTATTACCCGCAGTGGTCTAGAAGGCATGGCCACAATGACTTCTGTAGAGGGGGTTTTTGCCGCTGGCGACGTACAGGATACGATTTACCGTCAGGCAATCACCAGCGCAGGCACAGGTTGTATGGCCGCCCTAGACGCACAACGTTGGCTAGAGAGTGAAGGCAAATAA